The Kribbella sp. NBC_00662 nucleotide sequence TCGGCCGGCTGTGGATGAACGGCATCGCGACCGCGAGACCGCCGTACACGTTGGGCTCCTGGGTGGCGATCCAGCAGAAGTCCTCGAGGCGCGGCAGGCCGACGTGTTCGACGATGAAGTTCAGCTCGGTGTAGTCGGTCGCCACCTGGTCGATGTCGGCGACGTCGAAGGCGTCCCTGTCCAGAGGCCTGATCGTGGGGCCCTTGTGGACGTGGATGTTCTTGATGCCGAGCTTCAGGCACTCCTCGAGATAGCGCCGCGACCACTTGCCGTCGAGCTTCCATCCGCGGGAGTCGCCGTTCCACTCGGCGGTGTAGAGCTTGACGCCCTTCAGCCCCATCCGGTCGGCGTCCTTGCGGAGCTGCTCGAGGCCGGCCTCCTCGTGCCGCGGATCCCACGCGTGGTTGTAGGTCAGCTTGTCCGGATGTGCCCGGGTCAGCGCCAGGGCGTCCTCGGTCTGACCGAATCCGCGCTTGTAGAAGTCGCCGAGGATCGCGGGCTGGAAGATCGCGTGGTCGACGTACCCGTCCTCGAACAGGTCCTTCAGCAGTCGCTGCTCGCCGTA carries:
- a CDS encoding amidohydrolase family protein, translating into MYEKNGEQYYICDAHIALWDARPENQRNIHGKQFIDCFYDYHKNLSPEEVVWDYDTYTYYGEQRLLKDLFEDGYVDHAIFQPAILGDFYKRGFGQTEDALALTRAHPDKLTYNHAWDPRHEEAGLEQLRKDADRMGLKGVKLYTAEWNGDSRGWKLDGKWSRRYLEECLKLGIKNIHVHKGPTIRPLDRDAFDVADIDQVATDYTELNFIVEHVGLPRLEDFCWIATQEPNVYGGLAVAMPFIHSRPKYFAQIIGELLYWIGEDRILFSSDYALWTPKWLVEKFVDFEIPADLPEYAPLTTAQKKKILGLNAAALYDLDVPEELRLPAGAGSREEAVAS